A single region of the Pseudomonas granadensis genome encodes:
- a CDS encoding Fur family transcriptional regulator: MPITPIASRPHDHSHCVHSALSEADTLCAQKGLRLTALRRRVLELVWQSHKPLGAYDILAVLSEQDGRRAAPPTVYRALDFLLENGLVHRISSLNAFVGCVHPEHAHQGQFLICRVCHAAIELEQKVISDAIINSARDVGFIVEAQTVEVVGLCSGCQGA, encoded by the coding sequence ATGCCTATTACACCGATCGCCAGCCGTCCCCACGACCACTCACATTGCGTGCACAGCGCGCTGTCCGAGGCCGATACCCTGTGCGCCCAGAAAGGCCTGCGCCTGACTGCCCTGCGCCGCCGGGTGCTGGAGCTGGTCTGGCAGAGCCACAAGCCGCTGGGCGCGTACGACATTCTTGCCGTGCTCAGCGAGCAGGACGGCCGTCGCGCAGCGCCGCCGACCGTTTATCGGGCGCTGGATTTCCTCTTGGAAAACGGTCTGGTGCACCGCATCTCCTCGCTCAACGCCTTCGTCGGCTGCGTCCACCCGGAGCACGCGCATCAGGGCCAGTTCCTGATCTGCCGGGTGTGCCACGCCGCCATCGAGCTTGAACAAAAAGTGATCAGCGACGCGATCATCAACAGCGCCAGAGATGTTGGCTTCATCGTTGAAGCGCAGACCGTCGAAGTGGTCGGCCTGTGCTCCGGTTGTCAGGGGGCTTGA
- the znuC gene encoding zinc ABC transporter ATP-binding protein ZnuC, translating to MSNALIRLEQIAVTFAGQTVLDNIELSVEPGQIVTLIGPNGAGKTTLVRAVLGLLKPDSGSVWRKPKLRVGYMPQKLHVDPTLPLSVLRFLRLVPGVDRPRALAALKEVGAEHVIDSPVQSVSGGEMQRVLLARALLREPELLVLDEPVQGVDVAGQAELYSLITRLRDRHGCGVLMVSHDLHLVMSTTDQVVCLNRHVCCSGHPEQVSGDPAFVELFGKNAPSLAIYHHHHDHAHDLHGSVVKGPVAGQPHVHGDHCKHG from the coding sequence ATGAGCAACGCGCTGATCCGTCTGGAACAGATCGCCGTCACATTTGCCGGGCAGACCGTGCTGGACAATATCGAATTGAGCGTCGAGCCGGGGCAGATCGTCACCCTGATCGGGCCCAACGGCGCCGGCAAGACCACGCTGGTGCGCGCCGTGCTCGGCTTGCTCAAACCGGACAGCGGCAGCGTCTGGCGCAAGCCGAAACTGCGCGTTGGCTACATGCCGCAGAAACTGCATGTCGATCCAACCCTGCCGCTCTCGGTGTTGCGCTTTCTGCGTCTGGTGCCGGGGGTTGATCGTCCGCGAGCGTTGGCCGCATTGAAGGAAGTCGGCGCCGAGCATGTGATCGACAGCCCGGTGCAAAGCGTTTCCGGCGGTGAAATGCAGCGCGTATTGCTCGCTCGGGCATTACTGCGTGAGCCGGAACTGCTGGTGCTCGACGAACCGGTGCAAGGCGTCGACGTCGCCGGGCAGGCCGAGCTGTACAGCCTGATCACCCGCCTGCGCGACCGCCATGGCTGCGGTGTGTTGATGGTTTCCCACGATCTGCATCTGGTCATGAGCACCACCGATCAGGTGGTTTGCCTCAATCGTCACGTCTGCTGCTCCGGGCATCCCGAGCAGGTCAGCGGCGACCCGGCGTTCGTTGAACTGTTCGGCAAGAACGCGCCGAGCCTGGCGATCTATCACCACCATCACGACCACGCCCACGACCTGCACGGTTCGGTGGTCAAAGGCCCGGTTGCCGGGCAACCCCATGTTCACGGAGACCACTGCAAGCATGGCTGA
- the znuB gene encoding zinc ABC transporter permease subunit ZnuB: protein MADFLLYALLAGLALALVAGPLGSFVVWRRMAYFGDTLSHAALLGVALGFLLDVSPTVAVTVGCLLLAVLLVTLQQRQPLASDTLLGILAPSTLSLGLVVLSFMHEVRIDLMAYLFGDLLAISPTDLAWILGGTAAVLVLLVTLWRPLLAVTVHEELARVEGLPVAGLRMALMLLIAVVIAVAMKIVGVLLITSLLIIPAAAAQRHARSPEQMALGASLLGMLAVCGGLALSWFKDTPAGPSIVVTAAALFLLSFVLPRRGV from the coding sequence ATGGCTGATTTTTTGTTGTATGCCCTGCTTGCAGGTCTGGCATTGGCGTTGGTGGCAGGGCCGTTGGGTTCGTTCGTGGTGTGGCGGCGCATGGCTTATTTCGGCGACACCCTGTCCCACGCCGCGTTGCTCGGCGTGGCCCTGGGCTTTTTGCTGGATGTCAGCCCGACGGTGGCGGTGACGGTCGGTTGCCTGCTGCTGGCGGTGTTGCTGGTGACCTTGCAGCAGCGCCAGCCGCTGGCCTCCGACACGTTGTTGGGAATTCTTGCGCCGAGCACCCTCTCTCTCGGCCTGGTGGTACTAAGCTTCATGCATGAAGTGCGGATCGACCTGATGGCCTATCTGTTCGGCGACCTGCTGGCGATCAGCCCGACCGATCTGGCGTGGATTCTCGGCGGCACGGCGGCGGTGCTGGTGTTGCTGGTGACGCTGTGGCGGCCCTTGCTGGCGGTTACCGTGCACGAAGAGCTGGCGCGGGTCGAAGGACTGCCGGTGGCCGGCCTGCGCATGGCACTCATGCTGTTGATCGCGGTAGTGATCGCAGTGGCGATGAAAATCGTCGGGGTGTTGCTGATTACTTCGCTGCTGATCATCCCGGCGGCTGCGGCACAGCGTCACGCCCGCTCGCCTGAGCAGATGGCGCTGGGCGCGAGCCTGCTGGGCATGCTCGCGGTGTGTGGCGGGCTGGCGCTGTCGTGGTTCAAGGACACCCCGGCGGGGCCGTCAATCGTTGTGACGGCCGCCGCACTGTTTCTGCTGAGTTTTGTTCTGCCCCGTCGAGGGGTGTAG
- a CDS encoding PA5502 family lipoprotein, with protein MKPFASRYLLLVAFSVLLGACQSTPPVAEVPDARATAIAQLEQSLASSELATAEDQLAALQAAAPNDQSLEQYQRQLAEAYLRRSQIVLQKGDVNAAATALSRARVLMPKAPALTGGVNGAITEARKAELEKAEAALLAAEARPKARVIDPTAESTTVALNIHDIHKLQRQLDAIAADVVNYECAVSIQAPRTADYPWLATLLSKRVKKLNPDLDLQIEKQIVRTVPAQMVLSPRKP; from the coding sequence ATGAAGCCGTTCGCCTCCCGTTATCTGCTCCTTGTCGCATTTTCCGTGCTGCTGGGCGCCTGCCAAAGTACGCCGCCGGTGGCTGAAGTCCCCGACGCGCGGGCTACGGCCATCGCACAGCTGGAGCAAAGCCTGGCCAGCAGCGAACTGGCCACCGCCGAAGACCAGTTGGCCGCTTTGCAGGCCGCAGCCCCCAACGATCAGTCCCTTGAGCAATACCAGCGGCAACTGGCCGAGGCGTACCTGCGCCGCAGTCAGATCGTGCTGCAGAAGGGCGATGTCAACGCCGCAGCCACCGCGTTAAGCCGCGCCCGTGTGCTGATGCCCAAGGCGCCAGCGCTGACCGGTGGCGTCAACGGCGCCATCACCGAAGCGCGCAAGGCCGAGCTGGAAAAGGCCGAGGCTGCATTACTCGCCGCCGAAGCCCGGCCGAAAGCCAGGGTGATCGACCCGACCGCCGAAAGCACCACGGTTGCGCTGAACATCCATGATATCCACAAGCTTCAGCGGCAACTCGACGCGATCGCCGCCGATGTCGTGAATTACGAATGTGCCGTCAGCATCCAGGCGCCGCGCACGGCGGATTATCCGTGGCTCGCGACGTTGCTGAGCAAGCGGGTTAAAAAGCTCAATCCGGATCTTGATCTGCAGATCGAGAAGCAGATTGTGCGCACGGTGCCGGCGCAGATGGTTTTAAGCCCGCGCAAGCCATAA
- the katE gene encoding catalase HPII: protein MSIKKPAPAKSELAGTDTPDRANTNAKLESLEEFRSDATGQALRTNQGVKIADNQNTLKAGPRGPSLLEDFIMREKITHFDHERIPERIVHARGTGAHGFFQSYENHAALTKAGFLQDPGKKTPVFVRFSTVQGPRGSGDTVRDVRGFAVKFFTDEGNFDLVGNNMPVFFIQDAIKFPDFVHAVKPEPHNEIPTGGSAHDTFWDFVSLVPESAHMVIWAMSDRAIPKSLRSMQGFGVHTFRLINAEGKSRFVKFHWRPTAGTCSLVWDEAQKLAGKDTDYHRRDLWESIEMGDYPEWELGVQIVEEENEHAFDFDILDPTKIIPEEIVPITPLGKMTLNRNPDNFFAEVEQVAFCPGHIVPGIDFSNDPLLQGRLFSYTDTQISRLGGPNFHELPINRPVAPFHNGQRDAQHRTTIDKGRASYEPNSIDGGWPKETPPAAQDGGFESYPERIDAAKIRQRSESFGDHFSQARLFFNSMSDHEKEHIIAAYSFELGKVEREFIRAREVNEILANIDLTLAKRVAENLGLPAPTQGTVEVRKTSLERSPALSQANLLPGDIKTRKVAILAANGVDAAAIDAMKKALKAEGAHAKVLGPTSAPVKTADGKALPVDASMEGMPSIAFDAVFVPGGAASIKALSADGVALHYLLEAYKHLKAIALHGDAKQLQDLLKLEADAGLLQGADVAALTKPFFAAIGEHRVWAREPKAKAIPA, encoded by the coding sequence ATGAGCATCAAAAAGCCTGCACCCGCTAAAAGCGAACTGGCCGGGACCGATACCCCGGATCGCGCCAACACCAACGCCAAGCTCGAGAGCCTGGAAGAATTCCGTTCCGACGCCACCGGTCAGGCCCTGCGCACCAATCAGGGCGTGAAGATCGCCGATAACCAGAACACTCTAAAAGCCGGGCCACGCGGGCCGTCGCTGCTGGAAGACTTCATCATGCGTGAGAAAATCACGCACTTCGACCATGAGCGCATTCCAGAACGCATTGTTCACGCCCGTGGCACCGGGGCCCATGGCTTCTTCCAGAGCTACGAGAACCACGCGGCACTGACCAAAGCTGGTTTCCTGCAGGATCCGGGGAAGAAAACCCCCGTGTTCGTGCGCTTTTCCACGGTACAGGGCCCGCGCGGTTCCGGCGATACCGTGCGTGACGTACGAGGGTTTGCGGTGAAGTTTTTCACCGACGAAGGCAACTTCGACCTGGTCGGCAACAACATGCCGGTGTTCTTCATTCAGGACGCGATCAAGTTTCCCGACTTCGTCCACGCGGTGAAACCCGAACCGCACAATGAAATTCCTACCGGCGGCTCGGCTCACGACACCTTCTGGGACTTCGTCTCGCTGGTGCCGGAATCGGCGCACATGGTGATCTGGGCGATGTCCGATCGCGCCATCCCGAAAAGCCTGCGCAGCATGCAGGGCTTCGGCGTGCACACCTTCCGCCTGATCAACGCCGAGGGCAAATCGCGCTTCGTCAAATTCCACTGGCGCCCGACTGCCGGCACCTGCTCGCTGGTGTGGGACGAGGCGCAGAAGCTGGCTGGTAAAGACACCGACTACCACCGTCGGGACCTGTGGGAGTCGATCGAAATGGGCGACTACCCGGAATGGGAGCTCGGCGTGCAGATCGTGGAGGAGGAAAACGAACACGCCTTCGATTTCGACATTCTCGACCCGACCAAGATCATCCCCGAAGAAATCGTACCGATCACGCCGCTGGGCAAAATGACCCTAAACCGCAACCCGGACAACTTCTTCGCCGAAGTGGAACAGGTCGCGTTTTGCCCGGGCCATATCGTGCCAGGCATCGACTTCTCTAACGACCCGCTGCTGCAAGGCCGGCTGTTTTCCTACACCGATACGCAGATCAGCCGACTCGGCGGGCCGAATTTTCATGAGTTGCCGATCAACCGCCCGGTCGCGCCGTTCCACAACGGCCAGCGTGACGCGCAGCATCGCACCACCATCGACAAAGGCCGCGCCTCCTATGAGCCGAACTCGATCGATGGCGGCTGGCCGAAAGAAACCCCGCCGGCCGCGCAGGACGGTGGTTTCGAGAGCTATCCAGAGCGCATCGACGCCGCCAAGATCCGTCAGCGCAGCGAATCGTTCGGTGACCACTTCTCCCAGGCGCGGCTGTTCTTCAACAGCATGAGCGACCACGAGAAGGAGCACATCATCGCGGCCTACAGCTTCGAGCTGGGCAAGGTCGAGCGCGAGTTCATCCGCGCACGGGAAGTGAACGAAATTCTCGCCAATATCGACCTGACGCTAGCGAAGCGCGTCGCGGAAAACCTCGGTTTGCCAGCGCCAACCCAAGGCACCGTCGAGGTTCGCAAGACCTCACTGGAACGCTCGCCAGCGCTGAGCCAGGCCAACCTGCTGCCGGGTGATATCAAGACGCGCAAAGTGGCGATCCTTGCGGCCAATGGCGTAGACGCCGCAGCCATCGACGCGATGAAAAAAGCGCTGAAAGCCGAAGGCGCGCACGCCAAAGTGCTCGGCCCGACTTCGGCGCCGGTAAAAACCGCGGACGGCAAGGCATTGCCGGTGGATGCGTCGATGGAAGGCATGCCATCAATCGCCTTCGACGCGGTGTTCGTGCCGGGTGGCGCGGCGTCGATCAAGGCACTGAGCGCTGACGGCGTGGCGTTGCATTACCTGCTTGAGGCCTACAAACACCTGAAGGCGATTGCGCTGCACGGCGACGCCAAGCAGTTGCAGGATTTGCTCAAACTGGAGGCGGATGCCGGGTTGTTGCAGGGCGCGGATGTGGCTGCGTTGACCAAGCCGTTCTTCGCTGCGATTGGCGAGCATCGGGTTTGGGCGCGGGAGCCTAAGGCCAAGGCGATTCCAGCCTAA
- a CDS encoding methionine ABC transporter ATP-binding protein has protein sequence MIEFQNVHKTYRVAGKDIPALHPTSLTIENGQVFGLIGHSGAGKSTLLRLINRLEDSSGGKIIVDGEEVTALDANGLRRFRQQVGMIFQHFNLLASKTVADNVALPLTLAGELSGSDIDKRVAELLARVGLSDHAKKYPAQLSGGQKQRVGIARALATKPKILLCDEATSALDPQTTASVLQLLAEINRELKLTIVLITHEMDVIRRVCDQVAVMDAGVIVEQGSVADVFLHPQHPTTKRFVQESEQIDESEQRDDFAHVPGRIVRLTFQGEATYAPLLGTVARETGVDYSILAGRIDRIKDIPYGQLTLAVTGGDMEAAFARFTAADVHMEVLR, from the coding sequence GTGATCGAGTTTCAAAACGTGCACAAGACTTACCGCGTCGCCGGTAAGGACATCCCCGCGCTGCACCCAACCAGTCTCACCATCGAGAACGGTCAGGTGTTCGGCCTGATTGGCCATTCCGGTGCGGGAAAAAGTACCCTGCTGCGTCTGATCAATCGCCTGGAAGATTCCAGCGGCGGCAAGATCATTGTCGACGGCGAAGAAGTCACCGCGCTGGACGCCAACGGCCTGCGCCGTTTCCGCCAGCAAGTCGGAATGATCTTCCAGCACTTCAACCTGCTGGCGTCGAAGACGGTCGCGGATAACGTCGCGTTGCCGCTGACCCTGGCCGGCGAACTGTCGGGCAGCGACATCGACAAACGCGTCGCCGAATTGCTCGCGCGGGTTGGTCTGTCCGATCACGCGAAGAAATACCCGGCACAATTGTCCGGCGGCCAGAAACAGCGCGTCGGCATCGCCCGCGCCCTGGCGACCAAGCCGAAGATTCTGCTGTGCGACGAGGCCACCAGCGCCCTCGACCCGCAGACCACCGCCTCGGTTTTGCAACTGCTGGCCGAGATCAACCGCGAACTGAAGCTGACCATCGTCCTGATCACCCACGAGATGGACGTGATCCGTCGCGTCTGCGATCAGGTGGCGGTGATGGACGCCGGGGTCATCGTCGAGCAAGGTTCGGTGGCCGATGTGTTCCTGCATCCGCAGCACCCGACGACCAAGCGTTTCGTTCAGGAAAGCGAGCAGATCGACGAAAGCGAGCAGCGCGACGATTTCGCCCACGTGCCGGGCCGGATCGTGCGTCTGACCTTTCAGGGCGAAGCGACCTACGCGCCGTTGCTCGGTACTGTCGCCCGGGAAACCGGCGTTGACTACAGCATCCTCGCCGGCCGCATCGACCGCATCAAAGACATTCCGTACGGGCAATTGACCCTCGCCGTCACCGGTGGCGACATGGAAGCGGCCTTTGCCCGCTTCACCGCCGCTGACGTTCACATGGAGGTATTGCGCTAA
- a CDS encoding methionine ABC transporter permease, producing the protein MFDAAIKQYDAAIEAIKLFFQNIDWLEIGLATNDTLLMLGGSLLFTVLLGLPLGVLLFLCSPRQLLENRVLYAILSVMVNILRSLPFIILLIVMIPFTVLITGTSLGVAGAIPPLVVGATPFFARLVETALREVDRGIIEATQSMGATTRQIIINALLPEARPGIFAAITVTAITLVSYTAMAGVVGAGGLGDLAIRFGYQRFQTDVMIVTVVLLLILVQVLQMVGDRLVVHFSRK; encoded by the coding sequence ATGTTTGACGCTGCAATCAAGCAATACGACGCCGCGATAGAAGCCATCAAGCTGTTCTTCCAGAACATCGACTGGCTCGAAATCGGCCTCGCCACCAACGACACTTTGCTGATGCTCGGCGGCTCGCTGTTGTTTACGGTTCTGCTCGGTCTGCCACTGGGCGTGCTGCTGTTTCTCTGCAGCCCGCGTCAGTTGCTGGAGAACCGAGTCCTCTACGCGATCCTGTCGGTTATGGTGAACATCCTGCGTTCGCTGCCGTTCATTATTCTGCTGATCGTGATGATCCCGTTCACCGTGCTGATCACTGGCACGTCGTTGGGCGTGGCCGGTGCGATTCCGCCACTGGTGGTCGGTGCCACGCCGTTCTTCGCGCGGCTGGTGGAAACCGCGCTGCGTGAGGTTGATCGCGGCATCATCGAAGCGACCCAGTCGATGGGCGCGACCACGCGGCAGATCATCATCAATGCCCTGCTGCCGGAAGCACGTCCAGGCATCTTCGCGGCGATTACGGTGACAGCGATTACACTGGTGTCCTACACGGCGATGGCCGGTGTGGTCGGCGCCGGTGGGCTGGGTGACCTGGCGATCCGTTTTGGTTACCAGCGTTTCCAGACCGACGTGATGATCGTCACTGTGGTGCTGTTGCTGATTCTGGTGCAGGTGTTGCAGATGGTCGGCGATCGACTGGTCGTGCATTTCTCGCGCAAATAA